A single Pochonia chlamydosporia 170 chromosome Unknown PCv3seq00011, whole genome shotgun sequence DNA region contains:
- a CDS encoding snoaL-like domain-containing protein, translating to MATQENIQHLIHVRNARLKEASEARDVDALMKWQAADTTFTDKVNGVAVSGWDAVRDHYAKIYLAMPTFRILQSEATGYTPEFVVGEFECEAVAGADMPQWGVKKGDALRMKAVSMFWWRWEGKGEWTGALDDEAVSGWKIYRERLYSMPG from the exons ATGGCCACGCAGGAAAATATTCAGCATCTTATCCACGTCCGCAACGCACGGCTGAAGGAAGCGTCGGAGGCGCGCGACGTGGATGCGCTCATGAAATGGCAGGCTGCCGATACCACATTTACAGACAAGG TGAATGGTGTCGCCGTCTCTGGCTGGGACGCCGTACGCGACCACTATGCAAAAATCTACCTCGCCATGCCGACGTTCCGCATCCTCCAATCTGAGGCAACCGGATATACCCCCGAATTCGTAGTCGGCGAGTTTGAGTGTGAGGCCGTTGCGGGAGCGGATATGCCGCAGTGGGGCGTAAAGAAGGGAGACGCCCTTCGGATGAAGGCTGTTTCTATGTTTTGGTGGCGATGGGAAGGCAAAGGCGAGTGGACGGGCGCCTTGGACGATGAGGCTGTGAGTGGATGGAAGATTTATAGAGAGAGGCTATACAGTATGCCGGGGTAA
- a CDS encoding high-affinity nicotinic acid transporter (similar to Coprinopsis cinerea okayama7#130 XP_001836599.1), with the protein MGKSPAAQDIDPHISDADIETKAAAVEVVESSFTPTETKRLLRKLDWTLLPFLSLLYLLSFLDRANIGNAKLAGLESDLQMTGKYDYNIVVSIFYPLYVAVEIPSNLAMKRFRPSVWIPSIMVVWGGISIVMGVVKTFPGLLAARAALGLAEGGLFPGIAYFISLWYRRHECALRVAIFFSAATAAGAFGGLLARGIMEMKGLGGLNGWAWIFIIEGIITVVIAIMAYFVLHDYPSTAKFLAPDEKAEVVRRLKQDQPVLSDQFKRQFIIDALKEWKIYVQMIIFFSLVTPLYSVSIFLPTIIKSLGYANENAQLMSAPPYIAACLCTLFAGYWSDKQGHRGVYIVFFCAIGAVGFAILAAVQSNGAKYFACFLVAVGTYPNVPLTVAWNSNNIGGSVKRGVGIAMVVGSGNLGGAVSGFMFRKDDAPRYLSAYLTLVGMMTLTSACSAFLTWYLRKENASRDAEYKAPDEYTIEEKMQESDKGDNATFFRYTV; encoded by the exons ATGGGAaaatcaccagcagcacagGACATAGACCCTCACATCAGCGACGCAGACATTGAGACAAAAGCCGCGGCCGTTGAAGTCGTAGAATCATCCTTTACTCCCACCGAAACCAAGCGGTTACTTCGCAAACTCGATTGGACATTACTACCTTTCTTATCATTGCTTTATCTCTTATCATTCCTGGATCGTGCGAATATTGGAAATGCCAAGTTAGCTGGGCTGGAAAGTGATTTGCAAATGACAGGCAAGTATGACTATAAC ATTGTCGTTTCCATCTTCTATCCGCTCTACGTGGCGGTCGAAATCCCATCGAACCTTGCCATGAAGAGGTTCAGACCGTCCGTCTGGATTCCCAGCATCATGGTCGTCTGGGGAGGAATAAGCATAGTTATGGGTGTTGTCAAGACTTTCCCTGGTTTACTGGCGGCACGAGCGGCGCTAGGCTTAGCAGAGGGCGGATTATTTCCCGGCATTGCATACTT CATTAGTTTGTGGTATCGCAGACACGAATGCGCTCTCCGCGtggccatcttcttctctgctgcAACGGCAGCTGGCGCATTCGGCGGTCTTTTGGCCCGTGGTATAATGGAGATGAAAGGACTTGGTGGTCTCAATGGGTGGGCGTGGATCTTTATCATCGAGGGTATCATTACCGTCGTTATCG CAATTATGGCCTACTTTGTACTGCATGATTACCCCTCCACCGCCAAATTCCTCGCACCTGACGAGAAAGCGGAAGTTGTTCGCCGCCTCAAACAAGACCAGCCTGTGCTTTCGGACCAATTTAAGCGGCAATTTATCATAGATGCCCTCAAGGAGTGGAAGATTTACGTTCAGATGATCATCTTCTTTAGTCTTGTTACCCCTCTTTATAGTGTGTCGATTTTCCTGCCCACTATTATTAAGAGTCTGGGGTATGCAAACGAGAATGCGCAGCTAATGAGTGCGCCGCCCTACATTGCGGCTTGTTTGTGTACCTTGTTCGCGGGGTATTGGTCTGACAAGCAGGGCCATAGAGGCGTCTATATCGTCTTCTTTTGTGCTATTGG CGCTGTGGGATTCGCGATACTGGCTGCCGTTCAGAGCAATGGTGCCAAGTATTTCGCCTGTTTCCTCGTGGCGGTCGGAACGTATCCAAACGTTCCGCTGACCGTGGCGTGGAATAGCAATAACATTGGCGGCTCGGTGAAGCGTGGTGTGGGCATTGCCATGGTTGTTGGGTCC GGAAACTTGGGAGGTGCCGTATCAGGCTTCATGTTCCGCAAGGACGATGCGCCCCGGTATCTCTCTGCCTATCTTACCCTCGTCGGCATGATGACCCTCACCAGCGCTTGCTCCGCCTTTCTAACATGGTATCTACGGAAGGAGAACGCAAGTCGGGATGCGGAGTACAAGGCACCAGATGAGTACACGATTGAGGAGAAGATGCAAGAGAGTGACAAGGGGGACAATGCTACGTTTTTTAGATATACTGTGTAG
- a CDS encoding cytochrome P450 97B3 (similar to Magnaporthe oryzae 70-15 XP_003710992.1) yields MGPLRLVWRHATLALLTTCALLIVAFNEWPKKRIAEVIAMLWISQFMVWGIWSTFVRPHFTSPLRHLPQGTGSHWLLGHGRKLTSGLPAAPMREWITEMEHDGLIRYFFFFNRERVLVCSPSALKEVLVSKTYDFPKPAALRTILGRTLGSGILLAEGDEHKAQRKNLMPAFHSRHVKTLYPMFWRKAYEVIHAMTAACSRDSAVLEVNSWASRCTLDIIGLASTGIDFGAIQDQNSPLALTYTFLSKPSHQSKTLLVLGMFLPGWILKSLPLKRNKDIDKATQTIRNTCCDLIQEKKRESSGKERTSLDIVSVALESGHFTDEQLVDQVMTFLAAGYGTTASALTWAVYQLSRYPEVQRRLRKEIRERLQPIEVGLDISSVEVDGMSYLKAVCSEVLRTYSPVPQTVREAACDTTIQGQFIPKGTRITLAPWATNVDPRLWGPDAGEFKPERWLLSASGGANGNYAFMTFLHGPRSCIGSVFAKAELACLLAAWVGRFEFNLEDETLMDERNLKFQTAVTAKPLCGMHLRVTVVEGW; encoded by the exons ATGGGTCCTCTCCGACTTGTCTGGCGGCATGCTACTCTTGCATTACTTACCACCTGCGCCCTGCTCATAGTAGCGTTTAATGAGTGGCCAAAGAAGCGCATTGCCGAAGTGATTGCTATGCTGTGGATCTCACAGTTCATGGTATGGGGAATATGGTCAACATTCGTGAGGCCGCACTTTACATCACCACTACGCCATCTACCTCAAGGGACTGGCAGTCACTGGCTCCTGGGACATGGCCGAAAGCTGACAAGTGGCCTACCTGCGGCACCGATGAGAGAATG GATCACCGAGATGGAACATGACGGCTTGATCCGctactttttctttttcaacCGAGAACGTGTCCTCGTCTGTTCGCCATCGGCGCTGAAAGAAGTACTAGTCAGCAAAACCTATGACTTCCCAAAACCCGCTGCCTTGAGAACGATCCTTGGCCGCACTCTTGGTTCTGGCATCCTGCTTGCCGAGGGCGACGAGCATAAAGCGCAGCGCAAGAACCTTATGCCGGCGTTTCACTCCCGGCACGTCAAGACCCTATATCCGATGTTTTGGAGGAAGGCCTACGAGGTCATACATGCCATGACAGCCGCCTGCAGTCGTGATTCCGCCGTCTTGGAAGTCAACTCGTGGGCGTCAAGATGCACGTTGGACATCATAGGTTTGGCCAGCACGGGAATCGATTTTGGTGCTATCCAGGATCAGAATAGCCCGTTGGCTTTAACGTATACATTTCTCTCGAAGCCTTCGCACCAAAGCAAGACGCTACTGGTGTTAGGGATGTTCTTGCCTGGGTGGATATTGAAATCACTGCCACTGAAGCGAAACAAAGACATTGATAAGGCTACGCAGACGATTCGCAACACATGTTGCGATTTGATTcaggaaaagaagagggaaTCCTCCGGTAAGGAGAGGACGAGCCTGGACATCGTGTCTGTGGCACTCGAGAGCGGGCATTTCACAGATGAGCAGCTCGTGGATCAGGTCATGACTTTTCTGGCTGCCGGCTACGGCACGACGGCATCGGCGCTGACCTGGGCCGTGTATCAGCTGTCAAGATACCCTGAGGTACAAAGGAGGCTTCGTAAGGAGATCCGTGAAAGATTGCAGCCTATCGAGGTTGGTTTGGACATTTCCAGCGTCGAAGTCGACGGCATGTCGTACCTCAAGGCCGTCTGCAGCGAAGTTCTTCGTACTTACAGTCCTGTCCCACAAACCGTACGCGAAGCAGCCTGCGATACCACGATACAGGGACAGTTCATCCCAAAAGGAACACGTATCACGCTGGCACCCTGGGCCACCAACGTCGACCCCAGGCTCTGGGGCCCAGACGCGGGTGAGTTTAAGCCCGAGCGATGGCTCTTGTCAGCGAGTGgtggtgccaatggcaactACGCTTTCATGACCTTCCTCCACGGGCCTCGGAGCTGCATCGGGTCCGTCTTTGCCAAGGCGGAGCTCGCATGCCTGCTAGCAGCGTGGGTAGGCAGGTTTGAGTTTAACCTGGAGGATGAGACGCTGATGGATGAGAGGAATCTCAAGTTCCAAACCGCGGTGACCGCGAAGCCCCTGTGCGGTATGCATTTGAGAGTGACGGTCGTGGAAGGTTGGTGA